One region of Limnospira fusiformis SAG 85.79 genomic DNA includes:
- a CDS encoding GTPase family protein, whose translation MVHLKPWQWAIIVSPIAIIVGFLLISAGWQIHSWGINWIWGIVTLLLLGWRWLLVRWTKPVLAQIEAARDEAAAKFELTEEMAAATGGSEAIAQVEKAVQDILIQSRNDPPFWLDWGQFWERCKQLVIVIANIYHPEVKYPLLDIYVPQAYGLIRGTVDDLDRWMQELSPVLNKVTVGQAYQAYEVYQKLEPSARKLWQVWSWASWILNPVSAAARLASQKPSNKATQELLVNLGQMMREVALQNLSRQAIALYGGEQIPLTALTVTEENLPQAQTQTLQEIISQADPPEKVEQKPVSILLVGRTGSGKSSLINTLFQANLAEVDVLPSTDRIKNYHWSTPTGESLNLWDTPGYEQVKREDLRELVVSEAQTADLLLLVTPALDPALQMDRDFLQDMRVEVPDLKAIAIVTQVDRLRPVREWEPPYNWETGNRPKEKAIREATEYRHQQLGEFCDLVLPLVTSDSSTQRNPWNAEVLSNHLVEAVGPTKQLRLARFLREQKSRTLAAAKIIDRYTRQMATTQGLTALLKSPVLKFISTLTTGNPTLAYLLAEQIPIEQLPVAIGKLQMGYDLFCLLTSDRTKSPNFDLLALWPLLLNNPDPPDHNAWAFGHALVEYWTQNLTVQQLEKRFDYYFQLKKT comes from the coding sequence ATGGTACACTTAAAGCCTTGGCAATGGGCAATTATAGTCAGTCCGATCGCGATCATAGTTGGATTTTTATTAATCTCAGCGGGGTGGCAAATTCATAGCTGGGGTATTAACTGGATCTGGGGAATTGTCACGCTGCTATTATTGGGGTGGCGATGGTTATTAGTAAGGTGGACAAAGCCAGTTCTTGCCCAGATAGAAGCGGCTCGTGACGAAGCAGCCGCCAAGTTTGAATTAACGGAAGAAATGGCAGCAGCCACGGGAGGGAGTGAAGCGATCGCCCAGGTAGAAAAAGCGGTACAAGACATCCTGATACAATCGCGAAATGATCCGCCATTTTGGTTAGACTGGGGGCAATTTTGGGAACGCTGTAAACAGCTAGTAATTGTGATTGCTAATATATATCATCCCGAGGTAAAATATCCCCTACTTGATATTTATGTACCCCAGGCTTATGGATTAATTCGGGGAACAGTAGATGATTTAGATCGGTGGATGCAAGAACTATCCCCAGTGCTAAATAAAGTAACGGTAGGACAAGCCTATCAAGCCTATGAAGTTTACCAGAAATTAGAACCCTCAGCCCGGAAATTATGGCAGGTCTGGAGTTGGGCTTCATGGATACTTAATCCGGTATCGGCGGCGGCGAGGTTAGCGAGTCAGAAACCGAGCAATAAAGCGACTCAAGAACTATTAGTTAATTTAGGTCAAATGATGCGAGAGGTAGCCCTACAAAACCTCTCCCGACAAGCGATCGCCCTTTATGGCGGCGAACAAATTCCCCTGACGGCGTTAACTGTTACCGAGGAAAATTTACCCCAGGCGCAAACCCAAACTTTACAGGAGATTATCTCCCAGGCTGACCCTCCCGAAAAGGTGGAACAAAAACCGGTTAGCATTCTGTTAGTAGGACGCACTGGGTCAGGAAAAAGCAGCTTAATTAATACGCTATTTCAAGCTAACCTCGCGGAAGTTGATGTTCTTCCCAGCACCGATCGCATTAAAAATTATCACTGGAGTACACCGACAGGAGAATCCCTAAATTTGTGGGATACTCCCGGTTATGAACAAGTGAAACGAGAAGACCTGCGGGAGTTGGTGGTTAGTGAAGCCCAAACAGCAGATTTGCTATTATTAGTCACACCCGCCCTCGATCCAGCCTTACAAATGGATCGGGATTTTTTGCAGGATATGCGTGTGGAAGTTCCTGACCTGAAAGCGATCGCTATTGTCACCCAAGTTGACCGTCTGCGTCCGGTCAGAGAATGGGAACCTCCCTATAATTGGGAAACCGGAAATAGACCGAAAGAAAAAGCTATTCGGGAGGCGACAGAATATCGTCACCAACAGTTAGGAGAATTTTGCGATCTGGTTTTACCCCTAGTTACCAGTGATTCCTCAACTCAGAGAAATCCTTGGAATGCTGAGGTTTTATCCAACCATTTAGTGGAAGCAGTCGGACCGACCAAACAATTAAGATTAGCCCGATTTTTACGAGAGCAAAAATCCCGCACTCTCGCCGCCGCTAAAATTATTGACCGCTATACCCGGCAAATGGCAACCACCCAAGGGTTAACAGCCTTATTAAAAAGTCCTGTCCTCAAATTTATCTCTACCCTCACCACCGGAAACCCTACCCTCGCCTATCTGTTGGCTGAACAAATACCCATAGAGCAACTTCCGGTGGCGATCGGTAAATTGCAGATGGGTTATGATCTGTTTTGTCTCCTCACTAGCGATCGCACTAAATCCCCTAATTTTGACCTTCTCGCCCTCTGGCCGCTACTTTTAAATAACCCCGATCCACCTGACCATAATGCTTGGGCTTTCGGACACGCTTTAGTTGAATACTGGACCCAAAATCTCACCGTTCAACAACTCGAAAAGCGATTTGATTACTATTTCCAATTAAAGAAAACCTAA
- a CDS encoding alpha/beta fold hydrolase produces MINLTQQTESSYITINGVEHYYQWVGTPYHGETYKPVMVFIHGWGGSGRYWESTAMALGDRFHCLLYDMRGFGRSNRPAVNDSDRGYELTEYAQDLAALLQALNIPKVYINAHSMGASVAAIFMNLYPSMVVRAILTCSGIFEYDEQSFTTFHKFSRYVVMFRPKWMAKLPLIHQIFMARFLHHPLPSQVSREFLEDFLLADFAAAYGTVLTSVSKEATQWFPEEFKKLTVPTLLVAGEYDQIIPMEMAKQAATLNPNVQLNILPNTAHFPMLEDPTNYLKIIQEFLIDN; encoded by the coding sequence ATGATTAATTTAACTCAGCAGACCGAGAGTTCTTATATTACTATTAATGGCGTAGAACACTATTATCAATGGGTGGGAACTCCCTACCATGGGGAAACTTATAAGCCGGTTATGGTGTTTATTCATGGTTGGGGTGGGTCGGGTCGCTATTGGGAAAGTACCGCTATGGCTTTGGGCGATCGCTTTCATTGTTTACTTTATGATATGCGCGGTTTTGGTCGGTCTAATCGCCCGGCTGTAAATGATAGCGATCGAGGTTATGAATTAACCGAATATGCTCAGGATTTAGCCGCCCTTTTACAGGCTTTAAATATTCCCAAAGTCTATATTAACGCTCACTCTATGGGGGCTTCCGTGGCTGCCATTTTTATGAATCTTTATCCGTCCATGGTAGTTCGGGCTATCTTAACCTGTAGTGGCATTTTTGAATATGATGAACAATCTTTTACTACTTTCCATAAATTCAGTCGCTATGTAGTCATGTTTCGCCCTAAATGGATGGCAAAACTGCCTTTAATTCATCAAATATTTATGGCGAGATTTCTGCATCATCCCCTACCTAGTCAGGTCAGCCGAGAATTTTTAGAGGATTTCTTATTAGCAGATTTTGCCGCCGCCTATGGTACTGTTTTAACATCCGTTAGCAAAGAAGCTACCCAATGGTTTCCCGAAGAATTTAAAAAGTTAACAGTTCCTACCCTCTTGGTAGCTGGGGAATATGACCAAATTATCCCTATGGAAATGGCTAAACAAGCGGCTACTCTCAATCCTAACGTTCAGCTTAATATTTTACCAAATACTGCCCATTTCCCCATGTTAGAAGACCCTACAAATTACCTTAAAATTATTCAAGAATTTTTAATTGATAATTAA
- the sbcD gene encoding exonuclease subunit SbcD, giving the protein MIKVLHLSDIHLGSGFSQGRINPETGLNTRLEDFTRTLGRCIDRAIAEPVDLVLFGGDAFPDSTPPPFVKQAFAQEFRRLVDAEIPTVLLVGNHDQHSQGQGGASLGIYRTLGVPGFVVGDRLETHPIPTRHGLVQVITIPWLTRSTLLTRPDTEGLSLEAVNKLLIDRLTVALEGEIRRLDPDIPTVLLGHLMVDRASFGAERFLAVGKGFNLPLGLLTRPQFDYVALGHVHKHQNLNPTNNPPVVYPGSIERVDFSEEKEDKGFVLVNLAKNQTTWEFCPLPVRSFCTIRVDISQQDDPLTALLGAIAKKNIDQAVVRLLYQLRPDQLDAIDMPKLHAALSAAHSYTIQPELISQLARPRVPQLAAGSAIDPLEALKTYLDNHDHLKGLQQDMIEAARALLAENTAE; this is encoded by the coding sequence ATGATTAAAGTCCTGCATCTTTCGGATATCCATTTGGGTAGTGGTTTTTCCCAAGGACGGATCAACCCGGAAACTGGCTTAAATACTCGTCTGGAAGATTTTACCAGAACTTTGGGGCGATGTATAGATCGGGCGATCGCAGAACCTGTGGATTTGGTTTTGTTTGGGGGGGATGCTTTCCCTGATTCTACCCCGCCACCATTTGTTAAGCAGGCTTTCGCTCAGGAATTTCGCCGCCTGGTAGATGCGGAAATTCCCACGGTGTTACTGGTGGGGAATCATGACCAACATTCCCAAGGACAGGGGGGGGCGAGTTTGGGGATTTATCGGACTCTGGGAGTGCCGGGGTTTGTGGTGGGCGATCGCTTAGAAACCCATCCCATTCCAACTCGCCACGGTTTAGTTCAGGTGATTACTATCCCCTGGTTGACCCGTTCAACCCTACTGACTCGACCGGACACTGAGGGGCTGTCTTTGGAGGCGGTTAATAAATTACTCATCGATCGCCTAACGGTAGCCCTAGAGGGAGAAATTCGACGGCTTGATCCGGATATTCCCACGGTATTGTTAGGACATTTAATGGTCGATCGCGCTAGTTTCGGGGCTGAGAGGTTTCTGGCGGTGGGGAAAGGTTTTAATCTTCCCTTGGGGTTGTTGACTCGTCCTCAGTTTGATTATGTGGCTTTGGGTCACGTTCACAAACACCAAAATCTTAATCCTACTAATAACCCTCCGGTGGTGTATCCGGGGAGCATAGAAAGGGTGGATTTTTCAGAGGAAAAAGAAGACAAGGGGTTTGTGTTGGTGAATTTGGCGAAGAATCAAACAACTTGGGAATTTTGCCCTTTACCAGTGCGCTCATTTTGTACAATTAGGGTGGATATTTCCCAGCAAGATGACCCCCTAACCGCATTGCTGGGGGCGATCGCTAAGAAAAACATTGATCAGGCTGTGGTGCGACTACTGTATCAGTTGCGACCAGATCAATTAGATGCGATCGATATGCCGAAACTGCACGCCGCCCTCAGTGCAGCCCATAGTTATACTATCCAACCGGAATTAATTAGTCAACTAGCCCGCCCTCGTGTCCCTCAATTGGCTGCGGGAAGTGCGATCGACCCCCTAGAAGCCCTAAAAACCTATTTGGATAACCACGACCATTTAAAGGGTTTACAGCAGGATATGATCGAGGCGGCTAGGGCTTTATTAGCTGAGAATACCGCCGAGTAA
- the moeB gene encoding molybdopterin-synthase adenylyltransferase MoeB, giving the protein MLNPNLDEIQLQPDEYERYSRHLILPEVGLEGQKRLKAASVLCIGTGGLGSPLLLYLTAAGIGRIGIVDFDIVDNSNLQRQIIHGTSWVGKPKIESAKNRILEINPNCQVELYNIRLSSENALDIIRSYDVVVDGTDNFPTRYLVNDACVLLNKPNVYGSIFRFEGQATVFNYEGGPNYRDLYPEPPPPGMVPSCAEGGVLGILPGMIGVIQATETIKIILGQGRTLSGRLLLYNSLDMSFRELRLRPNPERPVIEKLIDYEQFCGIPQAKQQEAQAAGSLAEMTVTELKSLIDSGADDFVLIDVRNPNEYEIAKIPGSVLIPLPDIEQGKGVEQVKEILNGNRLIAHCKMGGRSAKALGILKEAGIEGINVKGGITAWSKEVDPSVPQY; this is encoded by the coding sequence ATGTTAAATCCGAATTTGGATGAAATCCAGTTACAGCCAGACGAATACGAACGCTACTCCCGTCACCTGATTTTACCAGAAGTCGGGTTAGAGGGTCAAAAGCGTCTGAAAGCGGCCAGCGTCCTCTGTATTGGCACAGGTGGACTCGGTTCACCTCTGCTATTATACCTAACTGCAGCAGGGATTGGTCGCATTGGGATTGTCGATTTTGATATTGTAGACAATTCCAATCTCCAACGCCAAATCATTCACGGGACCTCCTGGGTGGGAAAACCTAAAATAGAATCTGCCAAAAATCGGATTCTCGAAATTAATCCTAACTGCCAGGTAGAGTTATACAATATCCGCCTCAGTTCCGAAAATGCCCTGGATATTATTAGATCCTATGATGTCGTCGTAGATGGCACCGATAACTTCCCCACCCGTTATCTGGTCAATGATGCTTGTGTTTTGTTAAATAAACCCAACGTCTACGGGTCTATTTTCCGATTTGAGGGTCAGGCTACCGTTTTCAATTATGAAGGCGGACCCAACTATCGCGACCTATATCCCGAACCCCCACCCCCTGGGATGGTTCCTTCCTGCGCTGAAGGTGGAGTTTTAGGGATTCTACCAGGCATGATTGGCGTTATTCAAGCCACTGAAACCATTAAAATTATTTTGGGACAGGGACGGACTCTTAGCGGTCGCTTACTGCTTTACAATTCCCTAGATATGAGTTTCCGGGAATTGAGATTACGGCCTAATCCTGAACGTCCGGTGATTGAAAAACTCATCGACTACGAACAATTCTGCGGCATTCCCCAAGCTAAACAGCAGGAAGCACAAGCAGCCGGATCTCTCGCGGAAATGACGGTGACGGAATTAAAATCTCTGATTGACAGTGGTGCGGATGATTTTGTGTTGATTGATGTTCGCAACCCTAATGAGTACGAAATCGCCAAAATTCCGGGTTCTGTTTTAATTCCTCTACCCGACATTGAACAGGGTAAAGGGGTTGAACAGGTTAAAGAAATTCTCAATGGTAATCGTCTAATTGCACATTGTAAAATGGGAGGGCGATCGGCTAAGGCTTTAGGCATTCTCAAGGAAGCTGGTATTGAGGGGATTAATGTTAAAGGCGGAATTACTGCCTGGAGTAAAGAGGTTGATCCTTCGGTTCCACAATACTAA
- a CDS encoding thioredoxin domain-containing protein yields MSNRLAQSSSLYLRKHADNPIDWWPWCDEALEKSRTEDKPIFLSIGYSSCHWCTVMEGEAFSDAAIAEYMNANFIPIKVDREERPEIDSIYMQALQMMTGQGGWPLNVFLTPGDRIPFYGGTYFPIEPRYGRPGFLDLLKAIHNFYQTDKNKLETVTEEILTQLRQSMILPPSELTEDLLKQGLETNTGVVGRNNYGGPRFPMIPYADMAWRGTRLISSPKVDGKAACLQRGKDLVTGGIYDHVAGGFHRYTVDPTWTVPHFEKMLYDNGQILEFLADLWSDGEKQPAYQRAINGTVEWLKREMTAPEGYFYAAQDADSFVTSQDKEPEEGAFYVWTNQELETFLSPAEFGELQAQFTVTKSGNFEGKTVLQRWNCDELEPLIETALAKLFAVRYGAPPAEVTTFPVAENNQAAKERDWPGRIPAVTDTKMIVAWNALMISGLAKAARVLDNSEYLELATKAAKFVLEHQWVDDRFHRVNYDGKVAVLSQSEDYALFIKALIDLHQASLQHPELADFWLTNAVKVQNEFDQYLWSVELGGYFNTALDDAETLLIRERSYMDNATPAANGVAIANLVRLFLLTEDLNYLDRALQALEAFASVMRQSPQACPSLFVAFDWYCNNTLVRTNYEQIAKLNKQYLPTAVFKLDQNLPPGAIALVCQGLKCKKPAQDEAEMLTQLHESLTRT; encoded by the coding sequence ATGAGCAATCGTCTAGCCCAATCATCAAGCCTTTATCTCCGCAAACACGCAGATAATCCCATTGACTGGTGGCCTTGGTGCGATGAAGCCTTAGAAAAATCTCGAACTGAAGATAAGCCCATATTTCTGTCTATTGGCTACTCAAGTTGTCACTGGTGTACAGTTATGGAGGGGGAAGCGTTTTCTGATGCGGCGATCGCTGAATATATGAACGCTAATTTTATCCCCATCAAAGTCGATCGCGAAGAACGTCCAGAAATCGATAGCATTTATATGCAAGCCCTACAAATGATGACTGGTCAAGGAGGCTGGCCGTTAAATGTATTTCTCACCCCAGGCGATCGGATCCCCTTTTATGGTGGGACTTATTTTCCCATTGAACCTCGCTACGGAAGGCCGGGGTTTTTGGATTTATTGAAAGCCATTCACAACTTTTACCAGACTGACAAAAATAAACTCGAAACTGTCACCGAGGAAATTCTGACCCAACTGCGACAGTCTATGATTTTACCACCCTCGGAATTAACCGAAGATTTACTGAAACAAGGACTAGAAACTAACACGGGAGTAGTTGGTCGTAATAACTACGGCGGTCCTCGGTTTCCGATGATTCCTTATGCGGATATGGCTTGGCGGGGAACTCGCTTAATTTCTTCACCTAAAGTAGATGGTAAAGCAGCCTGTTTGCAACGGGGAAAAGACTTAGTGACTGGAGGAATTTATGACCATGTGGCGGGAGGCTTTCATCGTTACACGGTTGACCCGACCTGGACAGTTCCTCACTTCGAGAAAATGCTTTATGATAACGGTCAAATTCTTGAGTTTTTGGCAGACCTATGGTCTGATGGCGAGAAACAACCTGCTTATCAAAGGGCGATTAATGGTACAGTGGAATGGCTGAAACGGGAAATGACTGCACCGGAGGGCTATTTCTACGCGGCACAAGATGCTGATAGTTTTGTCACCTCCCAGGATAAAGAACCGGAAGAAGGTGCGTTTTATGTATGGACTAACCAAGAGTTAGAAACTTTCCTGAGTCCGGCAGAATTTGGGGAGTTACAAGCACAATTTACGGTGACAAAATCTGGTAATTTTGAAGGTAAAACGGTATTGCAGCGCTGGAATTGTGATGAGTTAGAGCCTTTGATAGAAACTGCTTTGGCTAAACTATTCGCAGTCCGTTATGGTGCGCCACCAGCGGAGGTTACAACTTTCCCGGTGGCTGAGAATAATCAGGCGGCTAAAGAAAGGGACTGGCCGGGTCGTATTCCGGCGGTTACTGATACTAAGATGATTGTAGCATGGAATGCTCTGATGATTTCGGGGTTGGCGAAAGCGGCGCGGGTTTTGGATAATTCCGAATATTTGGAATTGGCGACTAAGGCGGCAAAATTTGTCCTAGAACATCAGTGGGTTGATGACCGTTTTCACCGGGTTAATTATGACGGCAAGGTGGCGGTATTATCGCAGTCGGAAGATTATGCTTTATTTATCAAAGCGTTAATTGATCTACATCAAGCTAGTTTGCAACATCCGGAATTGGCAGATTTTTGGCTGACAAATGCTGTCAAAGTTCAGAATGAGTTTGACCAGTATCTCTGGAGTGTGGAATTGGGGGGCTACTTTAATACAGCCCTTGATGATGCTGAAACTTTGCTAATTCGTGAACGTAGTTATATGGATAATGCTACTCCGGCGGCGAATGGGGTGGCGATCGCTAATTTGGTGCGCCTATTTCTGTTAACAGAAGACCTCAACTATTTGGATCGCGCCCTCCAGGCTTTGGAAGCCTTTGCTAGTGTTATGCGCCAGTCTCCACAAGCCTGTCCGAGTCTGTTTGTGGCTTTTGATTGGTATTGTAATAATACTTTGGTTCGCACTAATTATGAGCAAATCGCTAAGTTAAACAAGCAGTATCTACCTACTGCTGTTTTTAAACTTGATCAAAATTTGCCTCCCGGTGCGATCGCCCTCGTTTGTCAGGGTCTCAAATGCAAAAAACCCGCCCAAGATGAGGCGGAAATGCTAACTCAATTGCACGAAAGTCTTACCCGTACATAA
- a CDS encoding PAS domain S-box protein, translating into MNHNHRQLHQKLQQLETALAESQNRLRDLFHLAPIGIAEISTEGYFLEVNTAFCRWVGYSQADLINLDFNEITHPEDGDICRQKFEQLITQQIDEYTLEKRYRHRDGHWVYGIVTCYLRLDVKGNPLCAIAQIIDITQRKRSEQEIREKEEYLRLLLDNIPQQVFWKDTNLVFRGCNRNWAIAAGLDSSESVVGKTDFDLFADANIAEFYREKDTQVLESRTPEMNVVAPKQKLGPGGRRIWLDVSRIPMLDSQGNVLGILGVLEDITESKEIDEKLRLTQFSIDKSRDYVLFSDINGRFFYVNEAACQILGYSQEELLTMEVGDIDPLASPGGWSISWDDLRDQGSFTFESTHYTKTGQAIAVEITLSHLEYNHREYGCAVVRDIRDRKQTEIALQQAKEAAETASRAKSEFLARMSHELRTPLNAILGFTQLMERELYHNPNIPLFDHKEHLEIIGRSGEHLLELINDVLEMSKIEAGRVSLNPTNFNLISLLNSLREMLELPASSKKLTLDFAIDDQIPTYIYADEQKLRQCLINLLGNAIKFTVKGGVILRVKLGKFNHDFGQLWFEVEDTGPGIDPSEMDLLFEPFSQTETGRNSQQGTGLGLSITQKFIGLMGGEIQVSSERGKGTIFRFDIQVTMAEAATRNSEKSPGRAIALAENQPEYRILVVDDNWTNRKLVVKLLNPLGFHVREAENGQEAIAIWEEWKPHLIFMDMRMPVMDGYEATQLIKRHLKGQATVIIALTASALQQEKSIVLSAGCDDFVRKPFRVDQLLQTIVKHLGVRFIYEQNQSQLAENLAISESQNSANRNYNTSVDTTEINLSVMPEPWLKELHQAATKLNGRLIADTIAKIPGQYKPLADYLSKLANDFRYDILIDLTKPK; encoded by the coding sequence ATGAATCACAATCACCGTCAATTACACCAGAAATTACAACAGCTAGAAACCGCCCTAGCTGAGAGTCAAAATCGCCTGCGAGATTTATTTCATTTAGCCCCCATTGGGATTGCGGAAATCTCAACGGAGGGCTATTTTTTAGAGGTAAATACGGCTTTTTGTCGGTGGGTGGGCTACTCCCAAGCGGATTTAATTAACTTGGATTTTAATGAAATTACCCACCCGGAAGATGGGGATATTTGTCGGCAAAAATTTGAGCAATTAATTACCCAACAAATTGATGAATACACCCTCGAAAAACGCTACCGTCATCGAGACGGACATTGGGTTTATGGGATTGTTACTTGTTATCTGCGTTTGGATGTCAAGGGAAATCCTCTCTGTGCGATCGCTCAAATTATTGATATTACCCAACGCAAACGTTCCGAACAAGAAATTCGCGAAAAAGAGGAGTATTTACGTCTACTTCTGGATAATATCCCCCAACAAGTATTTTGGAAAGATACTAATTTAGTATTTCGAGGTTGTAACCGAAATTGGGCGATCGCCGCCGGACTCGATAGTTCAGAATCAGTAGTCGGAAAGACAGATTTTGATTTATTTGCAGATGCTAATATTGCCGAGTTTTACCGGGAAAAAGATACACAGGTTTTGGAGTCTCGCACCCCGGAAATGAATGTGGTAGCCCCTAAACAAAAGCTGGGACCGGGAGGGCGGCGAATTTGGCTAGATGTTAGCAGAATTCCTATGTTAGATTCCCAGGGTAATGTGTTGGGAATTTTGGGGGTTTTAGAAGATATTACCGAAAGTAAGGAAATCGACGAAAAGCTGCGTTTAACTCAATTTTCGATTGATAAATCTAGGGATTATGTCTTATTTAGTGATATTAATGGCAGGTTTTTTTATGTGAATGAAGCGGCTTGTCAAATTCTGGGATATTCTCAAGAGGAATTACTGACCATGGAAGTGGGAGATATAGATCCCCTCGCTTCCCCTGGTGGTTGGTCAATTTCTTGGGATGATTTGCGAGACCAAGGTTCATTTACTTTTGAATCAACTCATTATACTAAAACTGGTCAGGCGATCGCTGTGGAAATTACCCTGAGTCATTTAGAATATAATCACCGGGAATATGGCTGCGCTGTAGTCCGAGATATTCGCGATCGCAAACAAACTGAAATAGCCCTTCAACAAGCCAAGGAAGCCGCCGAAACCGCTAGTCGGGCTAAAAGTGAATTTCTCGCCCGCATGAGTCATGAATTACGCACACCACTTAATGCTATTCTGGGATTTACTCAATTAATGGAAAGGGAATTATATCATAATCCTAATATTCCTCTATTTGACCATAAAGAACATTTAGAAATTATCGGTCGCAGTGGTGAACATCTCTTAGAGTTGATTAATGATGTTTTGGAGATGTCGAAAATTGAGGCGGGTAGAGTTTCTCTGAATCCCACGAATTTTAATTTAATCTCCTTACTTAATTCCCTGCGAGAAATGCTAGAATTGCCAGCCTCCTCGAAAAAATTAACCCTGGATTTTGCCATTGATGATCAGATCCCGACTTATATTTATGCCGATGAACAAAAACTGCGTCAATGCTTAATTAATTTGCTGGGAAATGCCATTAAATTTACTGTGAAAGGTGGGGTGATTTTGCGGGTGAAATTGGGTAAATTTAACCATGATTTTGGGCAACTATGGTTTGAAGTTGAGGATACCGGACCCGGTATTGACCCCTCGGAAATGGATTTACTCTTTGAACCGTTTTCGCAAACAGAAACTGGTCGTAATTCTCAACAGGGGACGGGTTTGGGACTCTCGATAACTCAAAAGTTTATTGGTTTAATGGGTGGGGAGATTCAAGTTAGCAGCGAGAGAGGAAAAGGCACAATTTTTCGGTTTGATATTCAAGTGACTATGGCTGAGGCGGCGACTAGAAACTCCGAAAAATCTCCAGGGAGGGCGATCGCTTTAGCAGAAAATCAGCCGGAATATCGGATTTTGGTGGTTGATGATAACTGGACTAACCGCAAATTAGTGGTCAAATTATTGAACCCCTTGGGTTTCCATGTCCGAGAGGCGGAAAATGGTCAGGAGGCGATCGCTATTTGGGAGGAATGGAAGCCCCATCTCATTTTTATGGATATGCGAATGCCAGTTATGGATGGCTATGAAGCCACTCAGCTAATTAAACGCCACCTCAAGGGTCAAGCTACTGTAATTATTGCCCTAACCGCCAGCGCCCTCCAACAAGAAAAATCTATTGTTTTATCGGCTGGGTGTGATGATTTTGTCCGCAAACCTTTCCGGGTAGACCAGCTATTACAAACTATCGTTAAACATCTCGGAGTCCGTTTTATCTATGAACAAAATCAATCCCAATTAGCCGAAAATCTGGCTATTTCTGAATCCCAAAACTCAGCCAATCGCAATTATAACACATCTGTTGATACAACGGAAATCAATCTTTCCGTAATGCCGGAACCGTGGCTAAAAGAATTACATCAAGCTGCCACTAAACTAAACGGTCGCTTAATTGCTGATACTATTGCGAAAATTCCTGGTCAATATAAACCCCTAGCTGATTATCTTAGCAAATTAGCTAATGATTTCCGCTATGATATTTTAATTGATTTAACCAAGCCCAAGTAG